The Benincasa hispida cultivar B227 chromosome 9, ASM972705v1, whole genome shotgun sequence genome has a segment encoding these proteins:
- the LOC120084867 gene encoding uncharacterized protein LOC120084867, with amino-acid sequence METDNSYQSTIGMSPFEAPYRKSCRSSVCWDEVEERKLLEPKLVQTTNEAIQKIRALMQTAQSRQKSYADVRRKDLEFEASVKVFLKVAPMKGIQRFGRKGKLSRDSLNLSRSWNKKYVKDPSHVIDFEPLQLDDNLSYEEKPIEILAREVKTLRLWENVFVKVLW; translated from the exons ATGGAGACTGATAACAGCTACCAGTCCACTATTGGGATGTCACCCTTTGAGGCTCCATATAGGAAGAGTTGTAGATCCTCGgtgtgttgggatgaggtagaAGAGAGAAAATTGTTAGAACCTAAATTGGTGCAgaccacgaatgaggcaatacagaagatcagggctCTTATGCAAACAGCTCAGAGCAGACAGAAGAGTTATGCCGATGTTAGACGTAAAGATTTGGAATTTGAAGCTAGTgtgaaagtttttttaaaagtggcacccatgaaaggtATTCAGAGGTTTGGTAGGAAGGGAAAGTTGAGTCGAGATTCATTGAACCTTTCGAGGTCCTGGAACAA gaagtatgtgaAAGACCCATCCCATGTAATCGACTTCGAGCCATTGCAGTTGgatgacaacttgagctacgaaGAGAAACCTATAGAGATCCTCGCTAGAGAAGTAAAGACATTGCGTCTTTGGGAAAATGTTTTTGTGAAAGTTCTGTGGTag